In a genomic window of Brettanomyces nanus chromosome 1, complete sequence:
- the PRE3 gene encoding Proteasome subunit beta type-1 (MEROPS:MER0001645~BUSCO:EOG09343TEK), protein MDSINVDVGHLKKGEISMGTSIMAVTFKDGVILGADSRTTSGSYVANRVTDKLTELQDNIWCCRSGSAADTQAVADIVRYQLDLFKTMNGRSPSTRLSASIFQEICYNNKDSLTAGIICAGYDKGKGGQVFTVPLGGSMHQHEYAISGSGSVFIYGYCKENYKPDMTKQETIDFMKTSLSQAIRWDGSSGGVIRMVLLTADGVERLIFYPEEYNEELKD, encoded by the coding sequence ATGGATTCAATTAATGTGGACGTGGGCCACCtcaaaaaaggagaaatcAGTATGGGTACGTCTATTATGGCAGTGACATTCAAGGATGGAGTCATTTTAGGCGCAGATAGTAGAACTACATCGGGTTCGTATGTGGCCAATAGAGTGACGGATAAATTGACTGAATTGCAAGACAATATATGGTGTTGTCGATCTGGATCGGCGGCAGATACTCAGGCAGTGGCTGATATAGTGAGATATCAGCTTGATTTGTTCAAGACGATGAATGGACGGTCTCCGTCGACGCGTCTATCTGCGTCGATTTTTCAGGAGATATGCTATAACAACAAGGACTCGTTAACTGCTGGAATTATATGTGCTGGCTATGATAAGGGTAAGGGAGGACAGGTGTTTACTGTACCTTTGGGTGGTTCTATGCATCAGCATGAGTATGCCATTTCCGGATCTGGTTCGGTTTTTATCTATGGTTACTGTAAGGAGAATTACAAGCCAGATATGACTAAGCAAGAGACTATAGATTTCATGAAGacctctctttctcagGCCATAAGATGGGATGGCTCTTCTGGAGGTGTTATTAGAATGGTGTTATTGACGGCGGATGGTGTGGAGAGGTTAATTTTTTACCCTGAAGAATATAACGAGGAGTTAAAGGATTGA
- a CDS encoding uncharacterized protein (CAZy:GH3), producing the protein MLPVDQLVEQLTTEEKVSLIAAVDFWHTAKIDRLGIPSIQVSDGPNGVRGSRFSGGTPSACFPNGTCIASTFDAELVEKAGELMAIEAKHKGAQVILGPTLNIQRSPLGGRGFESFSEDPYLSGIIAASIVSGIQKSGDLAATVKHFVCNELEHERFSSNSVVSERALREIYLEPFRLAIKLANPKCLITSYNKINGIHNSESRKLLHDILREEWKWDGLIMSDWTGTYSCVDALKNGLDIEFPGPTKFRRWEVIKHLLMSKEGNLKETDIDERCKQVLKLVEYVSGNGTKLPFDRREDTKNNTSETSSFLRKIAADGIVLLKNDKNILPLSKEKSTVVIGPNSNALNTFSGGGSAFLRPYYVITPLEAIKNKVSGGKVDFTVGCHTFKTLSGLFEQMSNNLDSSKRGIGARFYTKPKKERAGNERPIDECVIKESFINLADYSNPAVDEQTKIFYVDFEGYFEPLETADYQFGFEVVGTAMLYIDEKLLIDNKNHQTKGAFCFGSGAVEKTTEVHLEAGKKYKITIEFGSGFTSPVAPNFTGGELQAGVTKVIDDEKEIEYAVELAKSHDNVILCIGLNNEWESEGYDREDMMLPRKTNDLVAAVIGANPNTVVVNQSGSPVEMPWLQSCSTLVQAWYGGNELGNAIADVLFGDVVPSGKLSLSWPFKNEDNPAFLNFHTEKGRVLYGEDVFVGYRYYEKLQRRVAFPYGFGLSYTTFKFENLKVDADDKKIDVSLKVSNTGDKYTGKEVIQLYVGAINPSIIRPVKELKAFAKAELKPGETTSVSFSLDLKRACSYFDEYQNKWCLEADKYQIHVGSSSDDIDLIGEFEVTNTVYWLEL; encoded by the coding sequence ATGTTGCCAGTCGACCAATTGGTTGAACAGTTAACCACCGAGGAAAAGGTTTCTTTGATTGCGGCAGTTGATTTTTGGCACACTGCAAAGATCGATCGATTGGGAATTCCCTCGATTCAAGTCAGTGATGGCCCAAATGGAGTAAGAGGTTCCCGATTCTCTGGCGGTACACCTTCTGCATGTTTTCCTAATGGAACCTGCATAGCATCTACTTTTGATGCTGAACTAGTAGAGAAGGCAGGAGAATTAATGGCCATTGAGGCCAAACACAAGGGAGCCCAAGTTATTTTAGGTCCTACCTTAAATATTCAGAGGAGTCCGTTAGGAGGTAGAGGATTCGAGAGCTTCAGTGAGGATCCTTATTTAAGTGGTATTATAGCTGCTTCTATCGTTTCCGGTATCCAGAAATCAGGTGATCTTGCTGCCACGGTAAAGCATTTCGTCTGCAATGAGTTAGAACATGAGAGATTTTCATCCAACAGTGTTGTTAGCGAGAGAGCTCTTCGTGAGATATACTTGGAGCCATTTAGACTGGCCATTAAATTGGCCAACCCTAAGTGTCTCATTACCAGTTACAACAAGATCAATGGTATCCATAATTCGGAGAGCCGGAAATTACTTCACGATATCttaagagaagaatggaaatgGGATGGATTGATCATGAGTGACTGGACTGGCACCTATTCCTGTGTTGATGCCCTTAAAAATGGCTTGGACATTGAGTTTCCTGGACCTACCAAGTTCAGAAGATGGGAGGTCATCAAGCATTTGTTGATGTCCAAAGAGGGAAATCTTAAAGAAACTGACATTGATGAGAGATGTAAACAGGTGTTGAAGCTTGTTGAGTATGTCTCTGGCAATGGTACCAAACTTCCTTTCGACCGCAGAGAGGATACAAAGAACAATACTTCTGAGACCAGCTCATTCTTGAGAAAGATTGCAGCTGACGGTATTGTCTTGTTGAAAAATGACAAGAACATTCTTCCTTTATCCAAGGAAAAGTCTACCGTTGTCATTGGACCGAATTCAAACGCTTTAAACACCTTTTCTGGAGGAGGTTCTGCTTTCTTGAGACCTTACTATGTGATTACACCATTAGAAGCTATCAAGAATAAAGTTTCTGGTGGTAAAGTCGATTTCACTGTTGGCTGTCACACTTTTAAAACTCTTAGTGGATTGTTTGAGCAAATGAGTAATAATTTGGATAGTTCAAAAAGGGGAATTGGAGCTCGTTTCTACACCaagccaaagaaggaaagagCAGGCAACGAAAGACCTATTGATGAGTGTGTCATCAAAGAGTCGTTTATCAACTTGGCTGACTACTCCAATCCTGCTGTGGATGAACAGACAAAGATTTTCTACGTAGATTTCGAGGGATACTTTGAGCCTTTGGAAACTGCAGACTACCAGTTTGGTTTCGAGGTAGTCGGTACTGCTATGCTTTATATTGACgagaagttgttgattgACAACAAGAATCATCAGACTAAGGGAGCCTTCTGCTTTGGCAGTGGTGCCGTTGAAAAAACGACCGAAGTTCATTTGGAGGCAGGAAAAAAGTACAAGATCACAATTGAATTTGGTTCTGGTTTCACTTCCCCTGTTGCACCAAATTTCACTGGAGGTGAACTACAGGCTGGTGTGACAAAagttattgatgatgaaaaggagatCGAATATGCCGTTGAACTTGCGAAATCTCACGATAATGTCATTCTATGTATTGGATTGAATAACGAATGGGAAAGCGAGGGTTATGACCGTGAGGACATGATGTTACCAAGAAAGACCAACGATTTGGTGGCAGCAGTTATTGGGGCCAATCCAAATACTGTAGTGGTGAACCAATCAGGAAGTCCTGTTGAAATGCCATGGTTACAAAGCTGTAGTACATTGGTTCAGGCCTGGTATGGAGGTAATGAATTGGGTAACGCCATTGCAGATGTTTTGTTTGGAGATGTTGTTCCTAGTGGTAAGCTCTCATTGAGTTGGCCattcaaaaatgaagacaACCCTGCTTTTCTTAACTTCCACACTGAAAAGGGCCGTGTTTTGTATGGTGAAGATGTGTTTGTTGGTTACCGTTACTACGAGAAGTTACAACGCCGTGTGGCTTTCCCTTATGGATTTGGTTTGTCATATACCACTTTTAAATTTGAGAATCTTAAAGTTGATGCagatgataagaagattgatgTGTCTTTGAAGGTCAGCAACACTGGGGACAAATATACTGGGAAAGAGGTGATCCAGTTGTATGTTGGTGCTATCAATCCTTCAATTATTAGACCTGTCAAGGAATTGAAAGCTTTTGCCAAGGCCGAATTAAAGCCTGGTGAAACCACTAGTGtcagtttttctttggacTTGAAACGTGCTTGCTCTTACTTCGATGAGTACCAGAATAAATGGTGTTTAGAGGCAGATAAATACCAGATCCACGTGGGTAGCAGCAGTGATGATATCGATCTTATTGGGGAGTTCGAAGTGACAAACACCGTCTACTGGTTGGAATTGTAA
- a CDS encoding uncharacterized protein (BUSCO:EOG09341826~EggNog:ENOG41) produces the protein MTSQSKCLVINPDPTCLGKAVSICNSLNKKNGPFEVIVLLGDIISSANAKISEIGSPLEDIYHSEGKYTYNSDDVSELRFLGKVGITEIGSLKIGFVTGRLDEVTEEDLKMKLNENVDILISYQWPKLISDEERLSAVGNAKLDDVLKAVKPRYWFCVGSGESRFFERLPFKWEDEGSGERVTRFISLAQYGSKEKWYYAFNIRENCLDDVKSVSKMGEFPVPISQKRNHMKEEDEGTNSTKRPRKAKSVITVSPGDCFFCLSNPKVELHMIISIGDYSYMTVAKGPLTLKKSELGFSGHGLIVPINHYPTLKKYRDAEEPGVNVQDTRVYKEVEQFKTAVIKMFQSMGDYCVVFWEISRSNGVHFHTQYVPILSKYEADFEKCIQSQIDYATHRFGEDSKLSYNKYDMKSPQSEVFNLMNSDDYMLMTIAKAPEQMTRYLFRIGDEDGDESERRVDLQFPRKVVAFLLNLGRRVRWDKCKESMQQETEQRDLFQKHFKPFDFTLEK, from the exons ATGACTTCTCAATCTAAGTG TTTGGTAATCAATCCGGATCCAACATGTTTGGGAAAAGCTGTTAGCATCTGCAATTCTCTCAACAAAAAGAACGGGCCGTTTGAAGTGATAGTTCTATTGGGAGACATTATTTCATCTGCTAATGCGAAAATCTCAGAGATAGGGTCACCACTAGAGGACATATATCATAGCGAGGGAAAGTATACGTATAATTCAGATGATGTTTCAGAGTTGAGGTTTCTAGGAAAGGTTGGCATTACAGAAATAGGGAGTCTTAAAATTGGGTTTGTGACAGGAAGATTAGATGAAGtgacagaagaagatttgaagatgaaattaaATGAAAATGTGGATATATTGATTAGTTATCAGTGGCCCAAATTGATTTCCGACGAAGAAAGACTTAGTGCGGTTGGTAATGCTAAACTTGATGATGTATTAAAAGCGGTGAAACCAAGATATTGGTTTTGCGTAGGGTCAGGTGAAAGCAGATTCTTTGAGAGGCTTCCATTTAAAtgggaagatgaaggaagtGGTGAAAGAGTTACAAGGTTCATTAGTTTGGCTCAATATGGATCGAAGGAGAAATGGTACTATGCATTTAATATTAGAGAGAATTGTCTAGATGACGTGAAATCTGTTTCGAAAATGGGAGAATTTCCCGTGCCGATAAGTCAGAAAAGGAATCAtatgaaggaggaagatgaaggaacGAATAGTACGAAGAGGCCACGGAAAGCGAAATCAGTCATCACTGTTAGTCCAGGTGACTGTTTCTTCTGCCTTTCGAATCCAAAAGTGGAGCTTCATATGATCATTAGCATTGGAGATTATTCATATATGACAGTGGCCAAGGGTCCACTTACGCTGAAAAAATCAGAATTGGGTTTTTCCGGCCACGGTTTAATCGTTCCTATCAACCATTATCCCACGCTGAAGAAATACAGAGATGCCGAGGAGCCTGGGGTCAACGTTCAAGATACCAGAGTCTATAAAGAAGTGGAACAGTTTAAAACCGCTGTTATCAAGATGTTTCAGTCGATGGGAGACTATTGCGTTGTCTTCTGGGAGATTTCACGTTCTAATGGAGTTCATTTTCATACTCAGTACGTTCCTATTCTTTCTAAATACGAAGCtgactttgaaaaatgcaTTCAGAGCCAAATCGATTATGCTACTCATCGGTTCGGAGAAGATTCTAAGCTTAGCTACAATAAATATGACATGAAGAGCCCTCAAAGTGAAGTGTTCAACTTGATGAATTCTGATGACTATATGCTGATGACTATCGCAAAAGCTCCTGAACAGATGACCCGGTACCTATTCAGAATAGGTGACGAAGATGGAGACGAATCTGAGCGACGCGTCGATCTTCAGTTTCCTAGGAAAGTGGTAGCGTTCCTATTGAAccttggaagaagagtacGTTGGGATAAATGCAAAGAGTCGATGCAGCAAGAAACGGAGCAGAGAGATCTGTTTCAGAAACACTTCAAGCCATTTGACTTTACCCTAGAAAAATAA
- a CDS encoding uncharacterized protein (BUSCO:EOG09343XHV), whose product MANLTEQLSEVLPRGKYSVLNLQCVPKESKSIVHHHKNDPVQSCKVVHLIVLFSDDRPVLALEVFVYLDIPKNQNQVLRTIYISKADTSGLVGGLKLNVGRVIQILLRWILLYPIGKYYQDLETPVSINHEANVTEKHKPFVSETDRALHILIERARGNSVYGMPEVIPRDRFSPSINLLMDSPRNLTRLVLFTRSEPQYLFPNSSKNRNKHILSDSGLLKWWLKNVEETVKGGIFHHLLQKKVNILNADKYEVIRYFPSRDSDWQVGDVYSNEVNTNDSAVYHIPLLPDDPKGRFLEHLVLENRIKRVKMKQFWTELSIRQEFRLGITVGLIGVEGVSKRGNDDDYRGLLILKKSQFNRIKELIIGVDYSDAVDYKHVIEELKQKAIEMGEFEGRATSTTNDTTAANVQTTNARITNANTLPVHSLSARKAHNLNTLVRKKKS is encoded by the coding sequence ATGGCCAATCTAACAGAACAGCTTTCCGAAGTACTTCCAAGAGGAAAGTACTCAGTCTTAAATCTTCAATGCGTTCCCAAGGAGAGTAAATCGATCGTCCATCACCATAAGAATGATCCCGTACAGAGTTGCAAAGTTGTTCATTTGatcgttctcttctctGATGACAGACCTGTTTTAGCACTGGAGGTGTTCGTATATTTGGACATCCCGAAGAACCAGAACCAAGTTTTAAGGACCATTTACATTTCTAAGGCGGATACGTCAGGACTAGTGGGTGGCCTGAAACTGAATGTTGGCCGTGTAATTCAAATCCTATTGCGATGGATTCTTCTATATCCGATTGGGAAGTATTACCAAGATCTAGAAACACCGGTTAGTATTAATCACGAAGCAAATGTGACGGAAAAACACAAGCCGTTTGTGTCTGAGACAGATAGGGCTCTTCATATACTGATAGAAAGAGCTCGAGGAAACTCGGTCTACGGAATGCCAGAAGTAATTCCAAGGGATCGATTCAGTCCTTCAATCAATCTTCTGATGGATTCTCCGAGGAATCTTACAAGACTTGTTCTGTTCACCAGATCGGAGCCTCAGTATTTGTTTCCTAATTCGTCAAAAAATCGGAACAAGCACATTTTAAGCGATAGTGGGTTGCTCAAATGGTGGCTAAAGAACGTTGAAGAAACGGTGAAAGGCGGGATTTTCCACCATCTCTTACAAAAGAAGGTCAACATCCTCAATGCAGATAAATATGAGGTGATCAGGTATTTTCCGTCACGTGATAGTGATTGGCAGGTAGGTGATGTCTACAGTAATGAGGTGAATACAAACGATTCTGCCGTTTATCATATTCCTCTTTTACCGGATGATCCCAAGGGTCGATTTCTGGAACATTTAGTTTTGGAAAACAGGATCAAAAGAGTCAAAATGAAACAGTTCTGGACGGAGCTCTCGATTAGGCAAGAGTTTCGACTGGGTATAACGGTGGGTTTAATAGGTGTTGAAGGTGTTTCGAAACGTGGAAACGATGATGATTATAGAGGGCTTTTGATTCTGAAAAAGTCCCAATTTAATAGAATCAAAGAGCTTATTATTGGAGTGGATTATTCTGATGCTGTTGATTATAAGCATGTAATAGAGGAACTCAAGCAGAAAGCCATAGAGATGGGGGAATTCGAAGGTAGAGCCACCTCCACCACCAACGACACTACCGCAGCAAATGTCCAAACCACAAATGCCAGAATTACTAATGCCAATACTCTTCCTGTTCATTCACTTTCTGCCAGAAAAGCACACAATTTAAATACTTTAGttagaaaaaagaagtccTGA
- a CDS encoding uncharacterized protein (MEROPS:MER0001881) translates to MDFDLSKINPPSADTPVYKDDCMFSFDTAFDDEGLDICMTCYQAFSRSKFDYTSQHSMLYDHHLFLNYRKVVKQRDIQKQHQHQPLKMLKLEVKEETEDDLFETKASVYDASIDATFPLSTKGLPEKLVITAKAIIRATSSEKKQEIKAWQQEIQPCRHSQKIEQIERSKHASLHQCDDCELDENLWICLECGNIGCGRSQFGGVPGNSHAVAHRKDHPDHHVAVKLGSLSTESADCYCYTCDDEVKVPLLAVYLKTYGIDLSHFIKTEKNLTELQIEQNVKWDFSMDSVSGESLIPVFGSGLTGFKNLGNSCYLASILQVIYSIPSFMNAYFSPDEGMPMEKIVGNTDPASDLETQMYKLGDGLLSGRYSVPDSFTTEKIKYQRGIRPSGFKSLIGKGHPEFSTMLQQDAFEFWLYLVSELDKQHIIGSGSEVPTEVFKCVLENKLKCTHCGGISLTKEVCDSVSVPVEEHLISTDDDGTRKYAFTTMEKCFNGWHQAETIDYQCKQCQGQKQGALKSQGFKTYPEYLVVNPQRIKLENWVPMKLMVPIKFNESLDLNSFKSEGKKDDEVELPKGEEDDTTFQFNANALEALISMGFPENRCKRALYTTGNRDAETASNWLFEHMDDSGIDEPFKVAANQPDSCKVSLKDVETLTSMGFGAKLAKKALIVNEGNVQQSVEWLFANPDDDGNIPKQPVKYDPAHKVKELEHMISNSSKYQLLGVVCHKGTSIHSGHYVAFVKKQVEGEERWVLFNDEKVVLAGEESLKEIEVSGYLYVYKRK, encoded by the coding sequence ATGGATTTTGACTTATCTAAGATCAACCCTCCTTCCGCAGATACTCCTGTATATAAGGATGATTGCATGTTTTCCTTTGATACGGCTTTCGATGATGAAGGTCTCGATATTTGTATGACGTGCTACCAAGCGTTTTCGCGATCCAAGTTTGACTACACATCTCAGCATTCCATGTTGTACGACCATCACTTGTTTCTTAATTATCGAAAGGTGGTGAAGCAGAGGGACATCCAGAAacagcatcagcatcaacCGCTTAAAATGCTGAAACTCGAGgttaaagaagagacagaagatGACTTGTTTGAGACTAAGGCTTCTGTATATGatgcgtcgatcgacgctACATTTCCGCTATCCACTAAGGGACTTCCTGAGAAGTTGGTGATCACAGCAAAAGCCATTATCAGGGCCACATCATCcgagaagaagcaggagatTAAGGCCTGGCAACAGGAGATCCAACCATGTCGTCATTCCCAAAAAATTGAACAGATCGAACGGTCTAAGCACGCATCCTTACATCAGTGCGATGACTGTGAACTTGATGAGAACCTATGGATCTGCCTCGAGTGTGGCAACATTGGATGTGGAAGATCGCAATTTGGAGGCGTTCCGGGCAACTCTCATGCTGTGGCTCATAGGAAGGATCACCCGGACCATCATGTTGCCGTGAAACTTGGGTCGTTGTCTACGGAGTCTGCCGACTGCTACTGCTACACGTGCGACGACGAGGTTAAGGTGCCATTACTAGCGGTatatttgaagacttaCGGTATAGATTTATCACATTTTAtaaagacagagaagaatttgacGGAGCTTCAGATCGAGCAGAACGTTAAATGGGATTTCAGCATGGATTCGGTGAGTGGTGAGTCGCTTATTCCGGTTTTTGGATCCGGTTTGACCGGATTCAAGAACTTAGGAAACTCGTGTTACTTGGCGTCAATTTTGCAGGTCATATACAGCATTCCTTCCTTCATGAATGCATATTTTAGTCCTGATGAAGGCATGCCAATGGAGAAAATCGTAGGAAATACAGATCCGGCATCGGATTTGGAGACTCAAATGTATAAACTTGGTGATGGTCTACTTTCTGGACGGTATTCTGTTCCTGATTCATTCACTACTGAGAAAATCAAGTACCAGAGAGGTATAAGACCTTCGGGATTTAAATCCTTGATAGGAAAAGGACATCCAGAATTCAGCACCATGCTTCAGCAGGATGCGTTTGAATTCTGGCTTTACTTAGTGAGTGAATTGGACAAGCAACATATCATTGGCAGCGGTTCGGAGGTTCCAACTGAGGTTTTCAAGTGTGTTCTAGAAAACAAACTCAAATGCACCCATTGTGGAGGAATCAGCTTGACCAAAGAGGTGTGCGATAGTGTCTCTGTGCCCGTGGAAGAACATTTGATCTCtactgatgatgatggaacCAGAAAGTATGCCTTTACTACAATGGAAAAGTGCTTCAACGGGTGGCATCAGGCTGAAACTATTGACTATCAATGTAAGCAGTGCCAGGGTCAGAAACAGGGTGCATTGAAAAGTCAGGGATTCAAGACGTATCCTGAATATTTGGTTGTGAATCCTCAGCGCATAAAATTAGAAAACTGGGTTCCTATGAAGCTCATGGTGCCTATTAAGTTCAACGAATCGCTTGACTTGAATTCATTCAAAAGTGAGGGCAAAAAGGATGACGAGGTGGAACTTCCAAAgggtgaagaagatgacaCAACCTTCCAGTTTAATGCAAATGCTCTGGAGGCTTTAATATCCATGGGATTTCCTGAAAATAGATGTAAAAGAGCACTATATACTACGGGAAACAGGGATGCAGAAACCGCTTCCAATTGGTTGTTCGAACACATGGATGATTCGGGTATTGATGAACCATTTAAGGTGGCTGCTAATCAACCAGATTCCTGTAAAGTGAGTCTGAAAGATGTGGAAACGTTGACATCGATGGGCTTTGGGGCcaaattggccaaaaaaGCTTTGATTGTGAACGAAGGGAACGTCCAACAGTCTGTGGAATGGTTGTTTGCCAATCCTGACGACGATGGAAATATTCCTAAGCAGCCCGTCAAATATGACCCGGCGCATAAAGTGAAGGAGTTAGAACATATGATCTCCAACTCCAGTAAATACCAGCTTTTGGGTGTGGTGTGCCATAAAGGTACATCAATCCATTCGGGCCATTACGTGGCTTTTGTCAAAAAACAGGTggaaggtgaagagagaTGGGTTCTTTTCAACGACGAAAAGGTGGTATTGGCCGGTGAAGAGAGCCTCAAAGAGATCGAAGTTTCTGGATACCTCTACGTTTATAAGAGGAAGTAA